A part of Liolophura sinensis isolate JHLJ2023 chromosome 1, CUHK_Ljap_v2, whole genome shotgun sequence genomic DNA contains:
- the LOC135461472 gene encoding uncharacterized protein LOC135461472 produces MHRAGVIRLFRYGLLEVHRICGRRSQCCCCTSVGHNKSERDRARQTLNTHNRLHNLLKIYVNVFKTSCWNQAAVSSALLTLRNLCSPTGITIFSGTGMPGQPRPILQAQVAGLSCLCRGMHTGNDLLMWHPDKVNHNSCMLIGSPLYQTTHIRQMSKGRKKAKSQQETEDESSDEELSEWMESLEEEESEDTAGAPNNFTQVKVHMKALRADAVASAGLNMARNKVDDLFYKSKLLLNGEKLLKKSFKMDVGEFVDVVTGTKDNETMVKRVQIVKIMKEKTKTDKLIVILRVWKSEFPVSTEDTDV; encoded by the exons ATGCACCGGGCGGGAGTCATTAGATTATTTAGATATGGTCTTCTCGAGGTTCACCGAATCTGCGGGCGGAGGtcacagtgttgttgttgcacgtCAGTAGGGCATAACAAAAGCGAGAGGGACAGAGCAAGACAGACACTGAATACACATAATAGGTTACATAATCTGCTCAAAATTTATGTCAACGTTTTTAAAACAAGTTGTTGGAATCAGGCAGCGGTTTCTAGTGCATTGTTAACATTGCGAAATTTATGTAGCCCTACCGGTATCACCATATTCAGTGGAACAGGAATGCCTGGTCAACCTAGGCCTATACTCCAGGCCCAGGTGGCTGGCCTGTCATGTCTATGTAGAGGAATGCACACTGGGAACGATTTACTAATGTGGCATCCTGACAAAGTGAACCACAACAGCTGTATGCTAATTGGTAGTCCTTTATATCAAACAACTCACATTCGACAGATGTCCAAAGGTAGAAAGAAGGCAAAGAGTCAGCAG GAGACAGAGGATGAATCCTCTGATGAGGAGCTTAGTGAATGGATGGAGTCTTTGGAGGAAGAGGAGTCAGAGGACACTGCAGGTGCCCCCAATAATTTCACTCAGGTCAAAGTTCATATGAAAGCTTTACGAGCCGATGCAGTTGCCAGTGCTGGACTAAACATGGCACGCAA cAAAGTAGATGATCTGTTCTACAAAAGCAAACTTCTTTTGAATGGGGAAAAGCTGTTAAAGAAGAGTTTTAAG ATGGATGTTGGAGAATTCGTAGATGTGGTGACTGGGACAAAAGACAATGAAACAATGGTGAAGAGAGTGCAAATAGTGAAGATTATGAAAGAGAAGACAAAAACAGATAAATTGATAGTGATTCTACGAGTGTGGAAGTCAGAGTTCCCAGTGTCTACAGAAGATACAGATGTCTGA
- the LOC135482081 gene encoding fatty-acid amide hydrolase 2-like, which yields MTAIINQLLWYVTTVLGWILKPVVQWVFSKVYDGTSQTVPPIQEPLLLTSASKLAKKIREKKVSAVKVMEVFIDRVTEVNPIINAVVAERYEAALTEAMEVDKKLAATGDLDPSLSVENAPFLGVPVSIKEAFSVKGMPNTSGLVSRRGVTAESDGPVVANLRRAGAIPFIMTNISELCMWYESSNNLYGCSKNPYNTGRIVGGSSGGEGSIIAAGGSVFGIGSDIGGSIRMPAFFNGIFGHKPSKDIVKNEGQFPLGDGRQLNLLSTGPMCRYAVDLKPVLKVLGGQSTDILQLDLPVDLKTVKVFTMEDDGGSPLVSKVDPQLRDAQRKVAEHFKNITQCAVVSVKLSKMKHSLIMWTAKMADPTSTKFYELMGGEAGPVNAFWEFLKWCFGQSNHTLPAIGLGMSESCTFLFDRSTDKLLSMLNALCDEIKELLGDNGVLLYPSHPRVAPYHNQPIITPLDFAYTAIFNALELPVTQCPLGLSKEGLPLGVQVVTTPNNDRLSLAVAEEIERAFGGWVPPGK from the exons ATGACAGCAATAATAaatcagctgttgtggtatgtaACAACAGTTTTGGGGTGGATTCTAAAGCCTGTGGTACAGTGGGTTTTCAGTAAGGTATATGATGGTACATCTCAAACGGTGCCGCCCATTCAGGAGCCTCTTCTGTTGACGAGTGCATCTAAACTGGCAAAGAAAATCAGGGAGAAAAAG GTTTCCGCTGTTAAAGTCATGGAAGTGTTCATCGACCGTGTGACAGAGGTGAACCCAATAATCAACGCTGTGGTTGCTGAGCGATATGAAGCGGCCTTAACTGAAGCCATGGAGGTTGATAAGAAGTTAGCAGCCACGGGTGACCTCGACCCTTCATTGTCAGTAGAAAATGCGCCTTTCTTGGGGGTTCCTGTCTCTATAAAAGAAGCTTTCAGTGTAAAAG GTATGCCGAACACGTCTGGGTTGGTCAGCAGGAGAGGCGTGACAGCTGAGAGTGATGGTCCCGTAGTGGCCAACCTGAGGCGAGCAGGTGCCATTCCTTTCATCATGACTAACATCAGTGAGCTCTGTATGTGGTATGAATCAAGCAACAATCTGTATGGCTGTTCCAAGAACCCATACAATACAGGCAGGATTGTAGGAGGCAGCTCGG GTGGGGAGGGAAGTATCATTGCTGCAGGAGGCTCAGTATTTGGAATTGGCTCAGACATTGGGGGAAGTATCAGGATGCCTGCCTTCTTCAATGGCATCTTTGGCCATAAACCGTCAAAGG ACATTGTTAAAAATGAGGGTCAGTTCCCCCTGGGTGATGGGCGTCAGTTAAATCTGCTCTCCACAGGCCCCATGTGTAGATATGCTGTTGATCTCAAGCCAGTGTTAAAGGTTCTTGGGGGACAAAGTACAGATATTCTACAGCTAGACTTGCCA GTTGATCTAAAGACTGTAAAAGTGTTTACTATGGAGGATGACGGTGGTAGCCCTCTGGTTTCCAAAGTTGATCCTCAGCTGCGAGATGCTCAAAGAAAG GTAGCTGAGCACTTCAAGAATATAACTCAGTGTGCTGTCGTCAGTGTCAAGTTGAGCAAGATGAAGCATAGCCTCATTATGTGGACAGCCAAGATGGCTGATCCCACTTCTACCAAATTCTACGAGCTGATGGGAGGAGAAGCTGGACCAGTAAATGCATTCTGGGAATTTCTGAAGTGGTGTTTTGGTCAGTCGAACCACACTCTACCAGCTATTGGGTTAGGAATGTCAGAAAGTTGCACATTCCTATTCGACAGGTCCACGGATAAACTGTTGTCTATGCTCAATGCCTTGTGTGATGAGATCAAAGAGCTGTTGGGAGACAATGGTGTGTTGTTGTACCCATCACACCCACGTGTTGCCCCCTACCACAACCAACCCATCATAACGCCATTGGACTTCGCTTACACGGCTATTTTCAATGCCCTGGAGCTCCCTGTGACCCAGTGCCCTTTAGGACTGAGTAAGGAGGGCCTGCCACTTGGTGTTCAGGTAGTGACCACTCCAAACAATGACCGACTCTCACTTGCTGTTGCTGAAGAGATTGAGAGAGCATTTGGAGGCTGGGTACCACCtggtaaatga
- the LOC135482011 gene encoding tRNA (uracil-5-)-methyltransferase homolog B-like isoform X1 has product MALSQKVLQMIRDSGFKSPAQCRYHGSHVGGSYLSRWFRNVNRRSRVATLTEENQYDRLAECVTPLYQLPYDKQLELKQNHMKYCISKVIDIGLNSRPRKSIGLLQKLSQMYDGQCCPLEDIKPAPVIYGYRNKEEFNVGCNIHGNPNTVGLYVGKERHRNAVCVEPDQLINMSARHIEVCKVFQDFVRSCRLPVSPLLQERGHWRNLIIRSTTLGQLMAVVKFNPRHLSEEDIELAENELRDYFASGPGKSANLSSLYFQACPHTFGLGTDFPYKHLLGAAHIEEEVLDMRFNISADSFFQTNTPGAEVLYSTVREYASLSPDSTVFDVYCGTGTIGILLSPTAKKVIGIEMLHQAVEDAKVNAHINGCSNTQFIQGDARKLMNQLFMSGQYDGEDLVAIVNPGRTGLSKKGVRALKRCSAIRRLVFVTCKPHGKVLQNMVDLSIEMDDIATDPFCPVKSVAVDMFPHTLHTELVTLYER; this is encoded by the exons ATGGCACTCTCGCAGAAGGTTTTACAAATGATAAG aGATTCTGGCTTTAAAAGCCCAGCCCAATGTCGTTACCATGGTAGCCATGTGGGAGGATCATATCTGTCTAGATGGTTTAGGAATGTCAATCGACGTAGTCGGGTGGCCACACTGACAGAAGAGAATCAATATGACCG GTTAGCAGAATGTGTAACACCTTTGTACCAACTTCCGTATGACAAACAACTTGAG ttaaaacaaaaccacatGAAGTACTGCATCTCCAAAGTGATTGACATTGGCTTGAACTCTCGCCCCAGGAAATCGATTGGCCTATTACAGAAATTGTCACAGATGTATGATGGCCAGTGTTGTCCCTTAGAGGACATTAAACCAGCT CCAGTCATCTATGGGTATAGGAACAAAGAAGAGTTCAATGTTGGCTGCAATATCCATGGCAACCCAAACACTGTAGGACTGTACGTGGGGAAAGAAAGAC ACAGAAATGCTGTATGCGTTGAACCGGATCAGTTGATCAACATGTCGGCAAGACACATTGAAGTTTGTAAG GTTTTTCAGGATTTTGTCCGCAGTTGTCGGCTACCCGTCTCTCCTTTGCTGCAGGAGAGAGGACACTGGCGTAACCTAATCATCAGAAGTACAACTCTGGGGCAACTCATGGCAGTGGTCAAGTTCAACCCTAGACATTTGTCtgag GAAGACATTGAATTGGCGGAGAACGAATTGAGGGATTACTTTGCCAGTGGACCCGGGAAAAGTGCAAATTTGTCTTCACTATATTTTCAAGCTTG CCCTCACACATTTGGCCTTGGTACGGATTTCCCATACAAACATTTACTTGGTGCAGCACACATTGAGGAAGAGGTCCTGGACATGAGATTCAATATATCAGCTGACTCTTTCTTCCAGACGAACACTCCCGGGGCTGAAGTCCTCTACAGTACAGTGAGAGAATATGCATCTCTCTCACCAGACTCTACTGTGTTTGATGTCTACTGTGGCACAG GAACTATCGGCATTTTACTGTCCCCGACAGCCAAAAAGGTCATAGGAATAGAAATGCTTCATCAAGCTGTGGAGGATGCCAAAGTTAATGCTCACATCAACG GATGCAGTAACACACAGTTCATCCAAGGAGATGCCCGTAAGCTGATGAACCAGCTGTTCATGAGCGGGCAGTATGATGGGGAAGATCTTGTAGCCATTGTTAACCCAGGGCGTACTGGACTCA gtAAGAAAGGGGTCCGTGCCTTGAAACGCTGTTCAGCCATTCGAAGACTAGTTTTTGTGACTTGTAAACCTCATGGGAAAGTCTTACAGAACATGGTGGA TCTTTCCATAGAGATGGATGACATAGCCACAGATCCATTTTGTCCAGTCAAATCAGTTGCTGTGGATATGTTTCCACATACATTACACACAGAACTGGTCACCCTCTATGAAAGATGA
- the LOC135482011 gene encoding tRNA (uracil-5-)-methyltransferase homolog B-like isoform X2 yields MKYCISKVIDIGLNSRPRKSIGLLQKLSQMYDGQCCPLEDIKPAPVIYGYRNKEEFNVGCNIHGNPNTVGLYVGKERHRNAVCVEPDQLINMSARHIEVCKVFQDFVRSCRLPVSPLLQERGHWRNLIIRSTTLGQLMAVVKFNPRHLSEEDIELAENELRDYFASGPGKSANLSSLYFQACPHTFGLGTDFPYKHLLGAAHIEEEVLDMRFNISADSFFQTNTPGAEVLYSTVREYASLSPDSTVFDVYCGTGTIGILLSPTAKKVIGIEMLHQAVEDAKVNAHINGCSNTQFIQGDARKLMNQLFMSGQYDGEDLVAIVNPGRTGLSKKGVRALKRCSAIRRLVFVTCKPHGKVLQNMVDLSIEMDDIATDPFCPVKSVAVDMFPHTLHTELVTLYER; encoded by the exons atGAAGTACTGCATCTCCAAAGTGATTGACATTGGCTTGAACTCTCGCCCCAGGAAATCGATTGGCCTATTACAGAAATTGTCACAGATGTATGATGGCCAGTGTTGTCCCTTAGAGGACATTAAACCAGCT CCAGTCATCTATGGGTATAGGAACAAAGAAGAGTTCAATGTTGGCTGCAATATCCATGGCAACCCAAACACTGTAGGACTGTACGTGGGGAAAGAAAGAC ACAGAAATGCTGTATGCGTTGAACCGGATCAGTTGATCAACATGTCGGCAAGACACATTGAAGTTTGTAAG GTTTTTCAGGATTTTGTCCGCAGTTGTCGGCTACCCGTCTCTCCTTTGCTGCAGGAGAGAGGACACTGGCGTAACCTAATCATCAGAAGTACAACTCTGGGGCAACTCATGGCAGTGGTCAAGTTCAACCCTAGACATTTGTCtgag GAAGACATTGAATTGGCGGAGAACGAATTGAGGGATTACTTTGCCAGTGGACCCGGGAAAAGTGCAAATTTGTCTTCACTATATTTTCAAGCTTG CCCTCACACATTTGGCCTTGGTACGGATTTCCCATACAAACATTTACTTGGTGCAGCACACATTGAGGAAGAGGTCCTGGACATGAGATTCAATATATCAGCTGACTCTTTCTTCCAGACGAACACTCCCGGGGCTGAAGTCCTCTACAGTACAGTGAGAGAATATGCATCTCTCTCACCAGACTCTACTGTGTTTGATGTCTACTGTGGCACAG GAACTATCGGCATTTTACTGTCCCCGACAGCCAAAAAGGTCATAGGAATAGAAATGCTTCATCAAGCTGTGGAGGATGCCAAAGTTAATGCTCACATCAACG GATGCAGTAACACACAGTTCATCCAAGGAGATGCCCGTAAGCTGATGAACCAGCTGTTCATGAGCGGGCAGTATGATGGGGAAGATCTTGTAGCCATTGTTAACCCAGGGCGTACTGGACTCA gtAAGAAAGGGGTCCGTGCCTTGAAACGCTGTTCAGCCATTCGAAGACTAGTTTTTGTGACTTGTAAACCTCATGGGAAAGTCTTACAGAACATGGTGGA TCTTTCCATAGAGATGGATGACATAGCCACAGATCCATTTTGTCCAGTCAAATCAGTTGCTGTGGATATGTTTCCACATACATTACACACAGAACTGGTCACCCTCTATGAAAGATGA